The following proteins are encoded in a genomic region of Nicotiana sylvestris chromosome 4, ASM39365v2, whole genome shotgun sequence:
- the LOC104231440 gene encoding uncharacterized protein isoform X2 codes for MAYQQQQGAVGGSGSAPFYNSPFGDTTFTKVFVGGLAWETQSETLRRYFEQFGDILEAVVITDKNTARSKGYGFVTFRDPESARRACADPAPIIDGRRANCNLASLGRPRPTVPFGRPRSSTPFPSGLPAARGAYVGSFGYQQPVSYGYQQGLMYSPYGYATYGADYVYPQGYAVPGHQILQFGGPSVNAMTASSIPTIQAPYPTGVGAPVTPQPQFILPTHSPQFMQGSGSDQNAG; via the exons ATGGCTTATCAACAACAGCAGGGAGCAGTTGGGGGTTCAGGTTCGGCTCCATTTTATAATTCTCCATTTGGGGACACCACTTTTACTAAGGTCTTTGTTGGAGGCCTTGCTTGGGAAACTCAGAGTGAAACCCTCAGGCGATACTTTGAGCAGTTTGGTGATATCCTTGAGGCTGTTGTCATCACTGATAAAAATACTGCCCGATCCAAAGGCTATGGCTTT GTGACTTTCCGGGACCCAGAGTCCGCGAGGAGAGCGTGTGCTGATCCTGCTCCAATTATCGATGGGAGGCGAGCAAATTGTAATTTGGCTTCGTTAGGGCGACCTCGGCCTACTGTGCCATTTG GACGTCCGAGGTCATCAACTCCATTTCCATCAGGTTTACCAGCTGCTCGGGGTGCTTATGTTGGAAGCTTTGGCTACCAGCAACCGGTTTCTTATGGCTACCAGCAAGGCTTGATGTATTCTCCCTATGG GTATGCAACATATGGTGCGGATTATGTTTACCCTCAG GGTTATGCAGTGCCAGGTCATCAGATTCTTCAGTTTGGTGGGCCCAGTGTCAATGCAATGACAGCTTCATCCATTCCAACTATTCAAGCACCATACCCAACAG GTGTCGGAGCGCCTGTTACTCCACAGCCACAGTTTATACTACCTACTCATTCTCCTCAATTTATGCAAGGTAGCGGTTCTGACCAAAATGCAGGGTGA
- the LOC104231440 gene encoding uncharacterized protein isoform X1 codes for MAYQQQQGAVGGSGSAPFYNSPFGDTTFTKVFVGGLAWETQSETLRRYFEQFGDILEAVVITDKNTARSKGYGFVTFRDPESARRACADPAPIIDGRRANCNLASLGRPRPTVPFGRPRSSTPFPSGLPAARGAYVGSFGYQQPVSYGYQQGLMYSPYGYATYGADYVYPQGVYNPYGGQQYLPIYGVPGSVNTTMYPYGQLSQAVPGSHSYTTLQGYAVPGHQILQFGGPSVNAMTASSIPTIQAPYPTGVGAPVTPQPQFILPTHSPQFMQGSGSDQNAG; via the exons ATGGCTTATCAACAACAGCAGGGAGCAGTTGGGGGTTCAGGTTCGGCTCCATTTTATAATTCTCCATTTGGGGACACCACTTTTACTAAGGTCTTTGTTGGAGGCCTTGCTTGGGAAACTCAGAGTGAAACCCTCAGGCGATACTTTGAGCAGTTTGGTGATATCCTTGAGGCTGTTGTCATCACTGATAAAAATACTGCCCGATCCAAAGGCTATGGCTTT GTGACTTTCCGGGACCCAGAGTCCGCGAGGAGAGCGTGTGCTGATCCTGCTCCAATTATCGATGGGAGGCGAGCAAATTGTAATTTGGCTTCGTTAGGGCGACCTCGGCCTACTGTGCCATTTG GACGTCCGAGGTCATCAACTCCATTTCCATCAGGTTTACCAGCTGCTCGGGGTGCTTATGTTGGAAGCTTTGGCTACCAGCAACCGGTTTCTTATGGCTACCAGCAAGGCTTGATGTATTCTCCCTATGG GTATGCAACATATGGTGCGGATTATGTTTACCCTCAG GGTGTTTACAATCCTTATGGAGGTCAACAGTACCTTCCTATATATGGTGTACCTGGAAGTGTTAACACAACAATGTATCCTTACGGCCAGCTAAGTCAGGCTGTTCCTGGAAGTCACAGTTATACAACATTGCAGGGTTATGCAGTGCCAGGTCATCAGATTCTTCAGTTTGGTGGGCCCAGTGTCAATGCAATGACAGCTTCATCCATTCCAACTATTCAAGCACCATACCCAACAG GTGTCGGAGCGCCTGTTACTCCACAGCCACAGTTTATACTACCTACTCATTCTCCTCAATTTATGCAAGGTAGCGGTTCTGACCAAAATGCAGGGTGA
- the LOC104231437 gene encoding cinnamoyl-CoA reductase 1-like encodes MALTGEKCRVCVTGAAGFIATSLVKLLLSKDYTVHGTVRDCEEYSHLMNLDKAAENLKLFKAELLDYDSLAAAIKGCNGVFHLASPVPSSSVPNPEVEIVEPAVKGTLNVLKASSEANIKRVVYVSSNSALDYNPNWPKDQVKDETCWSDSEYCKATNNWYSCSKTMAETEAWSYAKQSGLDLVTVLPTIVWGPMLQKTTNASSLILIKLLKEGYEELENKTRFIIDVRDLVEALVLVYEKPEAEGRHICMAHKAKSQDLVDMLKRHYPNYKYPKRFTNVMEEGGYSTEKLQKLGWKCRPLEETLIDAVESYKQAGILD; translated from the exons ATGGCGTTGACGGGTGAGAAGTGCAGAGTGTGCGTAACAGGAGCAGCTGGATTTATTGCTACGTCGCTGGTGAAGCTTCTCCTTTCTAAGGATTACACTGTTCATGGCACTGTTAGAGATT GTGAGGAGTATTCTCATTTGATGAATCTTGACAAAGCTGCTGAGAATCTAAAACTTTTCAAGGCAGAGTTGCTAGATTACGACTCGCTTGCTGCAGCCATTAAAGGATGTAATGGTGTCTTTCATCTTGCTAGTCCTGTTCCTTCTTCCTCTGTACCAAATCCTGAG GTAGAAATTGTTGAGCCTGCAGTAAAAGGCACACTTAATGTTCTGAAGGCAAGTTCTGAAGCAAACATCAAGAGGGTTGTTTATGTATCTTCTAATTCTGCTCTTGACTACAACCCCAACTGGCCAAAGGACCAAGTGAAAGACGAGACTTGTTGGTCGGACAGTGAATACTGCAAAGcaactaat AACTGGTATAGTTGTTCCAAAACGATGGCTGAGACAGAAGCTTGGTCATATGCAAAACAAAGTGGACTTGATCTTGTAACTGTGCTCCCAACAATTGTATGGGGACCAATGTTGCAGAAGACAACAAATGCCAGTAGTTTAATTCTCATTAAGCTGCTGAAAG AAGGATATGAAGAGCTGGAAAACAAGACCCGGTTTATTATAGATGTACGTGATTTAGTTGAAGCGCTGGTGCTGGTTTATGAGAAACCTGAGGCTGAAGGTAGACACATATGCATGGCTCATAAAGCAAAATCACAGGATTTGGTTGACATGCTGAAGAGACACTACCCCAACTACAAGTATCCTAAACG CTTTACCAATGTGATGGAGGAAGGAGGTTATAGCACAGAGAAACTGCAGAAGTTGGGTTGGAAATGTAGGCCACTGGAGGAAACTCTAATTGATGCTGTTGAAAGTTATAAACAAGCGGGCATTCTTGATTGA